One window from the genome of Salvia miltiorrhiza cultivar Shanhuang (shh) chromosome 7, IMPLAD_Smil_shh, whole genome shotgun sequence encodes:
- the LOC130994017 gene encoding uncharacterized protein LOC130994017: MWRMRVDYRDLNNACPKDCYPLPMIDQLVDSTTGCELLSMMDVFQGYHQIKMHLEDITKTAFAVCSGVFAHPGDLEEIFSVIRQNRLMLNPTKCSFGVKTSTFLGYKVITQGIEANQSKVQAILEMTAPRNIKEVQKLNGRITALARFISQSAEKRKHSLGTVLIKEENGKQNPSRSRVKLYKDGESITGNHGHSSETKTLFISHKVIIRTALPFGHTLRRPDPLGRMVIWAIELDKYDVDFEPRTAIKAQALANFIQETTRSREVQLREAWVDGSFTKEGCGVSIHIITPTGEVLQVAVKYAQRLSNNEAEYEAMVKALKILLELGADRAHVKSDSQLVAQQFLGTYETRDDRLQAYYTGVKGIMNQFQEVIITQIPREQNNTTDLLARMASAVEGTWTDKVILLHEGGNSGDYHVLTIENRED, translated from the exons atgtggcgTATGCGCGTGGACTATCGGGATTTGAATAATGCTTGTCCGAAAGACTGTTATCCGCTTCCGATGATAGACCAACTCGTAGATTCTACAACTGGGTGTGAGTTACTCTCGATGATGGATGTGTTTCAGGGGTATCATCAGATCAAGATGCACCTAGAGGACATAACTAAGACTGCCTTCGCTGTCTGTAGCGGGGTTTTCG CTCATCCGGGAGATTTAGAGGAGATATTTTCAGTTATTAGGCAAAACCGTTTGATGCTCAATCCGACTAAATGCTCTTTCGGAGTAAAGACAAGCACATTCTTGGGATATAAGGTGATAACCCAAGGGATAGAAGCCAACCAGAGCAAAGTACAGGCGATCCTCGAAATGACTGCGCCACGAAACATCAAAGAAGTACAAAAGCTTAACGGGCGAATTACAGCGCTAGCTCGGTTCATATCACAGTCTGCAGAAAAAA GAAAACACTCCCTGGGAACAGTCCTAATAAAAGAAGAGAATGGCAAGCAAAATCCTTCAAGGAGCAGAGTTAAATTATACAAAGATGGAGAGAGCATCACTGGCAATCATGGTCACAGTTCGGAAACTAAGACCTTATTTATTTCTCACAAGGTTATCATAAGGACAGCCCTGCCATTTGGACATACTTTACGGCGTCCAGATCCATTAGGAAGAATGGTGATTTGGGCTATTGAGTTGGACAAGTATGACGTAGATTTTGAACCCAGAACGGCTATCAAGGCTCAAGCCCTAGCCAATTTCATTCAAGAAACAACTCGGTCTAGAGAAGTGCAACTTCGGGAGGCTTGGGTCGATGGATCCTTCACAAAAGAGGGTTGTGGTGTCAGCATACACATTATTACTCCAACCGGGGAAGTGCTTCAAGTCGCTGTCAAATATGCCCAACGCTTGTCTAACAACGAGGCTGAATACGAAGCTATGGTAAAAGCTTTGAAAATCTTGCTTGAGTTAGGGGCAGACAGGGCCCATGTCAAATCGGACTCTCAACTGGTGGCGCAACAATTTCTAGGGACATATGAAACTAGAGATGATAGGCTGCAGGCCTATTACACCGGAGTAAAGGGGATAATGAATCAGTTTCAGGAGGTTATCATCACGCAGATCCCGCGAGAGCAGAATAACACAACAGATTTGTTGGCACGAATGGCCAGTGCAGTTGAAGGTACGTGGACTGATAAGGTCATACTATTGCATGAAGGAGGGAACAGTGGGGATTATCATGTGCTCACCATCGAAAATCGAGAAGATTGA
- the LOC130995709 gene encoding thioredoxin H2-like, which translates to MGANVSTAYDAQGSPRQRSLAPSQPPAKKGQLIAFHSSAKWKLHFEAAKQTSKLIVVDFTASWCGPCKQILPAINEFAEKYADVDFIKIDVDELDDVAEEYGVQAMPTFILIKKGKQVDKIVGAKKDDLQNKIEKHRF; encoded by the exons ATGGGAGCCAATGTTTCAACAGCTTATGACGCCCAAGGCTCGCCAAGACAGAGGTCACTGGCGCCGTCGCAGCCGCCAGCCAAGAAGGGCCAGCTCATCGCATTCCACTCCTCAGCAAAGTGGAAACTCCATTTCGAAGCAGCCAAGCAGACTTCAAAACTG ATCGTCGTCGACTTCACCGCCTCGTGGTGCGGGCCGTGTAAGCAGATTCTCCCTGCGATCAACGAGTTCGCCGAGAAATACGCAGACGTCGATTTCATCAAGATCGACGTCGACGAGTTAGAT GACGTGGCTGAGGAATATGGGGTTCAAGCAATGCCGACTTTCATACTAATAAAGAAAGGAAAACAAGTGGATAAGATTGTGGGGGCCAAGAAAGATGATCTTCAAAACAAGATTGAGAAACACAGATTCTAA
- the LOC130995712 gene encoding AMP deaminase-like isoform X2, translating into MFSPPPPFSPVSSAQLAVAALFGASVMAISAFYIHKRSVDQVLDRLINIRHRRHHHLLSDDEHCEFSDFDENSETDRNVILWTSRNKVLSSSEDHIKDGESDAVRDYRVSSSMPNYSILKNEHGGEEAGTAVYPTLPNSLDKIDSISSNLPPVRTGQRDGEEQYVNHSGTSMRVGSVGRLVTPGSACGYAFERTGDSDDEGTELEVEEDVLSYQNILPAQASNGIYIHVQDSEAIVTEAKPDTDHADSKVEITLANDPVFSNNTFPPITTLHDSISVEEQEVTRMIRECLDLRGKYVFRENVDPWAKSTEKTGLPEISSDPFNFVPVEASSHFFRMEDGVVRVYASERDTEELFPVASSTSFFTDMHHLLKVMSVGNVRSSCHHRLRFLEEKFRLHLLVNADKEFVAQKSAPHRDFYNIRKVDTHVHHSACMNQKHLLRFIKSKLKKEPDEVVIYRDGQYLTLKEVFDSLDLTGYDLSVDLLDVHADKSTFHRFDKFNLKYNPCGQSRLREIFLKQDNLIQGRFLADVTKQVLSDLEASKYQLAEYRISIYGRKQSEWDQLASWVVNNRIYSENAVWLIQLPRLYNIYRSMGTVTSFQNILDNIFIPLFEVTVDPNSHPHLHLFLLQVVGFDMVDDESKPERRPTKHMPTPSQWTNEFNPAFSYYAYYCYANLYTLNKLRESKGLPTIRFRPHCGEAGDVDHLAAGFLLCHNISHGINLRKSPVLQYLYYLAQIGLAMSPLSNNSLFLDYHRNPFPMFFQRGMNVSLSTDDPLQIHLTKEPLVEEYSVAAKVWKLSSCDLCEIARNSVYQSGFPHASKLHWLGDDYFKRGPKGNVIHKTNVPNIRIDFRHETWKAEMQYVYSGKAILPEEIEH; encoded by the exons atgTTTTCGCCACCGCCACCGTTTTCGCCAGTTTCGTCCGCGCAGCTGGCGGTGGCGGCGTTGTTCGGCGCCTCCGTCATGGCTATTTCCGCGTTCTACATCCATAAACGCAGCGTCGATCAAGTCCTCGATCGTCTCATCAACatccgccaccgccgccaccATCACCTACTATCTGACGATGAACATTGTGAATTTTCGGATTTTGATGAGAACTCGGAGACTGATAGGAACGTGATTTTGTGGACAAGTAGAAATAAAGTGTTGAGTTCTTCTGAAGATCATATTAAGGATGGTGAATCTGACGCGGTGAGGGATTACCGAGTTTCATCTTCGATGCCTAATTACAGTATTCTGAAGAATGAACATGGCGGTGAGGAAGCCGGGACCGCTGTGTATCcgacgctgccgaattcgttggATAAAATAGATTCGATTTCTTCGAATTTACCACCAGTCCGGACTGGTCAGAGGGATG GAGAGGAGCAATATGTCAACCATTCTGGTACAAGTATGCGGGTTGGATCAGTTGGTAGACTTGtcactcctggatcagcctgtGGTTATGCTTTTGAAAGAACAGGGGATTCTGACGATGAAGGAACTGAACTCGAAGTGGAAGAGGACGTCTTGTCCTATCAAAAT ATTCTACCGGCACAAGCTTCAAATGGGATTTACATTCACGTTCAAGACTCTGAAGCAATTGTTACTGAGGCAAAGCCTGACACAGATCACGCTGACAGCAAAGTTGAAATAACTCTAGCAAATGATCCTGTATTTAGCAACAACACTTTTCCACCAATAACTACATTACACG ACTCAATAAGTGTTGAAGAACAAGAAGTCACAAGGATGATTCGTGAATGTTTAGATTTGAGGGGAAAATATGTTTTCAGGGAAAATGTTGATCCATGGGCAAAGAGTACCGAAAAAACTGGTTTACCAGAGATCAGCAGTGATCCATTTAACTTTGTCCCTGTTGAAGCATCTTCT CATTTCTTCAGGATGGAAGATGGTGTAGTGCGTGTTTATGCCAGTGAAAGGG atactgaagaactgtttcctGTTGCGAGTTCAACATCCTTTTTCACTGACATGCATCATCTCCTGAAAGTGATGTCTGTTGGAAATGTCCGCTCTTCATGCCATCATCGGTTACGTTTTCTTGAGGAA AAATTCCGCCTGCATTTGTTGGTGAATGCAGATAAGGAATTCGTAGCACAGAAAAGTGCACCTCATCGTGATTTCTACAATATAAGGAAAGTAGATACTCATGTGCATCATTCTGCTTGCATGAACCAAAAGCATCTTCTCCGGTTCATCAAGTCAAAGTTAAAAAAAGAACCAGATGAG GTTGTTATCTACCGCGATGGCCAGTATCTTACACTGAAAGAAGTCTTTGACAGCCTGGACTTAACAGG GTATGATCTTAGTGTTGATTTGTTGGATGTGCATGCAGACAAGAGTACCTTTCATCGTTTTGACAAATTCAATCTCAAGTACAATCCTTGTGGACAAAGTAGGCTTAGAGAAATATTTCTGAAGCAGGATAATCTCATCCAAG GACGTTTCCTGGCTGACGTGACAAAGCAGGTTCTATCAGATTTGGAAGCAAGTAAATACCAG CTGGCTGAGTACCGAATTTCAATTTATGGGAGGAAACAGAGTGAGTGGGATCAGCTGGCAAGTTGGGTAGTAAACAACAGAATTTACAGTGAAAATGCTGTTTGGTTGATTCAG TTGCCAAGGTTATACAACATTTACAGAAGTATGGGAACAGTAACATCCTTTCAGAACATACTCGATAACATCTTCATTCCACTTTTTGAAGTCACAGTGGATCCAAATTCCCACCCTCATTTGCATCTTTTCTTATTACAG GTTGTAGGCTTTGACATGGTAGATGATGAGAGTAAACCTGAGAGGCGGCCAACGAAGCATATGCCAACTCCATCACAATGGACAAATGAATTCAATCCTGCCTTTTCTTACTATGCTTACTATTGCTATGCAAATCTCTATACACTTAACAAG CTCCGTGAATCAAAAGGACTACCGACAATTAGATTTCGACCTCACTGTGGTGAG GCTGGTGATGTGGACCATTTAGCTGCTGGGTTTCTCCTATGTCATAATATATCACATGGAATAAACTTGAGGAAATCTCCAGTCTTGCAATATCTATACTATCTAGCTCAG ATTGGTTTAGCAATGTCGCCACTCAGCAACAACTCACTCTTCTTGGACTATCATCGCAACCCATTTCCAATGTTCTTCCAGCGTGGCATGAATGTCTCCCTTTCAACTGATGATCCTCTACAAATCCATTTGACTAAGGAGCCTCTTGTCGAGGAATATAGTGTAGCCGCAAAG GTATGGAAACTCAGTTCGTGTGACCTTTGTGAGATTGCGAGAAATTCTGTTTATCAGTCTGGATTCCCTCATGCTTCAAAG TTGCACTGGCTTGGAGATGATTACTTTAAAAGAGGCCCTAAAGGAAATGTAATACACAAGACTAATGTGCCCAATATTAGGATCGACTTCAGACATGAG ACATGGAAGGCGGAGATGCAGTATGTGTATTCCGGGAAAGCCATACTTCCTGAGGAGATTGAACACTGA
- the LOC130995711 gene encoding uncharacterized protein LOC130995711 — translation MAAKASSSSFEISADGPVLSLINKRIRALRKKLNRISQMEESLSRGKSLNREQQETLRSKSFVVAGIDELERLRQPLLQAVDQEIQIALDKSDHSFGTQSEDRAAEEENVERAATDESGVVAAVADLLKLLYFGSIFDVRTLSMAHDNMLTRTHERNCCLSYDYVTDDEAAGDPLKDLDLDLIALMGGLLISRPVHSNMSHKDSLQMCVERAKMWLTNSDQPIEPNFSITYAGLRQKLNKIMASDYFTTTPEIKAPVEVAAVMGNYTSFQDLLHGSIIPHVGFTGPVEGSAADSEQEVIQRGGWF, via the exons ATGGCAGCGAAAGCATCATCTTCCTCCTTCGAAATCTCTGCTGACGGCCCTGTCCTCAGCCTCATCAACAAGCGCATTCGTGCTTTGCGCAAAAAGCTCAACCGCATATCACAAATGGAGGAATCTCTCTCCCGCGGAAAATCCCTCAACAGAGAGCAGCAGGAAACCCTCCGCTCGAAGTCATTCGTCGTGGCCGGCATAGACGAGTTGGAGAGACTCCGCCAGCCCCTCTTGCAGGCTGTGGATCAGGAAATTCAGATCGCTCTGGACAAAAGTGACCATTCTTTTGGAACTCAATCGGAAGACAGGGCTGCTGAGGAGGAAAACGTGGAGCGTGCCGCAACTGATGAAAGTGGtgttgttgctgctgttgcCGATCTGCTGAAATTGCTGTATTTTGGGAGCATTTTTGATGTGAGGACCCTGTCGATGGCGCACGATAACATGTTGACGAGGACTCATGAGAGGAACTGCTGCCTCTCGTATGATTACGTGACAGATGATGAGGCTGCCGGAGATCCCTTGAAAGACTTGGATCTGGATTTGATTGCGCTGATGGGGGGTCTCTTGATTTCCCGCCCGGTGCATTCGAACATGTCGCACAAGGACTCGTTACAAATGTGTGTGGAGCGTGCAAAGATGTGGCTTACCAACTCAGACCAGCCAATTGAGCCTAATTTCAGTATCACTT ACGCTGGCTTGAGGCAGAAGCTAAACAAGATTATGGCTTCGGACTACTTCACAACAACTCCAGAGATTAAGGCTCCCGTTGAAGTGGCTGCAGTTATGGGGAATTATACTTCTTTTCAGGATCTGCTGCATGGTTCTATAATTCCTCATGTTGGTTTCACTGGCCCTGTGGAAGGCTCAGCTGCAGATTCTGAGCAAGAG GTCATACAACGAGGAGGATGGTTCTAG
- the LOC130995712 gene encoding AMP deaminase-like isoform X1 yields the protein MFSPPPPFSPVSSAQLAVAALFGASVMAISAFYIHKRSVDQVLDRLINIRHRRHHHLLSDDEHCEFSDFDENSETDRNVILWTSRNKVLSSSEDHIKDGESDAVRDYRVSSSMPNYSILKNEHGGEEAGTAVYPTLPNSLDKIDSISSNLPPVRTGQRDGEEQYVNHSGTSMRVGSVGRLVTPGSACGYAFERTGDSDDEGTELEVEEDVLSYQNDINLTTQNQQILPAQASNGIYIHVQDSEAIVTEAKPDTDHADSKVEITLANDPVFSNNTFPPITTLHDSISVEEQEVTRMIRECLDLRGKYVFRENVDPWAKSTEKTGLPEISSDPFNFVPVEASSHFFRMEDGVVRVYASERDTEELFPVASSTSFFTDMHHLLKVMSVGNVRSSCHHRLRFLEEKFRLHLLVNADKEFVAQKSAPHRDFYNIRKVDTHVHHSACMNQKHLLRFIKSKLKKEPDEVVIYRDGQYLTLKEVFDSLDLTGYDLSVDLLDVHADKSTFHRFDKFNLKYNPCGQSRLREIFLKQDNLIQGRFLADVTKQVLSDLEASKYQLAEYRISIYGRKQSEWDQLASWVVNNRIYSENAVWLIQLPRLYNIYRSMGTVTSFQNILDNIFIPLFEVTVDPNSHPHLHLFLLQVVGFDMVDDESKPERRPTKHMPTPSQWTNEFNPAFSYYAYYCYANLYTLNKLRESKGLPTIRFRPHCGEAGDVDHLAAGFLLCHNISHGINLRKSPVLQYLYYLAQIGLAMSPLSNNSLFLDYHRNPFPMFFQRGMNVSLSTDDPLQIHLTKEPLVEEYSVAAKVWKLSSCDLCEIARNSVYQSGFPHASKLHWLGDDYFKRGPKGNVIHKTNVPNIRIDFRHETWKAEMQYVYSGKAILPEEIEH from the exons atgTTTTCGCCACCGCCACCGTTTTCGCCAGTTTCGTCCGCGCAGCTGGCGGTGGCGGCGTTGTTCGGCGCCTCCGTCATGGCTATTTCCGCGTTCTACATCCATAAACGCAGCGTCGATCAAGTCCTCGATCGTCTCATCAACatccgccaccgccgccaccATCACCTACTATCTGACGATGAACATTGTGAATTTTCGGATTTTGATGAGAACTCGGAGACTGATAGGAACGTGATTTTGTGGACAAGTAGAAATAAAGTGTTGAGTTCTTCTGAAGATCATATTAAGGATGGTGAATCTGACGCGGTGAGGGATTACCGAGTTTCATCTTCGATGCCTAATTACAGTATTCTGAAGAATGAACATGGCGGTGAGGAAGCCGGGACCGCTGTGTATCcgacgctgccgaattcgttggATAAAATAGATTCGATTTCTTCGAATTTACCACCAGTCCGGACTGGTCAGAGGGATG GAGAGGAGCAATATGTCAACCATTCTGGTACAAGTATGCGGGTTGGATCAGTTGGTAGACTTGtcactcctggatcagcctgtGGTTATGCTTTTGAAAGAACAGGGGATTCTGACGATGAAGGAACTGAACTCGAAGTGGAAGAGGACGTCTTGTCCTATCAAAAT GATATAAATCTAACAACTCAAAATCAACAGATTCTACCGGCACAAGCTTCAAATGGGATTTACATTCACGTTCAAGACTCTGAAGCAATTGTTACTGAGGCAAAGCCTGACACAGATCACGCTGACAGCAAAGTTGAAATAACTCTAGCAAATGATCCTGTATTTAGCAACAACACTTTTCCACCAATAACTACATTACACG ACTCAATAAGTGTTGAAGAACAAGAAGTCACAAGGATGATTCGTGAATGTTTAGATTTGAGGGGAAAATATGTTTTCAGGGAAAATGTTGATCCATGGGCAAAGAGTACCGAAAAAACTGGTTTACCAGAGATCAGCAGTGATCCATTTAACTTTGTCCCTGTTGAAGCATCTTCT CATTTCTTCAGGATGGAAGATGGTGTAGTGCGTGTTTATGCCAGTGAAAGGG atactgaagaactgtttcctGTTGCGAGTTCAACATCCTTTTTCACTGACATGCATCATCTCCTGAAAGTGATGTCTGTTGGAAATGTCCGCTCTTCATGCCATCATCGGTTACGTTTTCTTGAGGAA AAATTCCGCCTGCATTTGTTGGTGAATGCAGATAAGGAATTCGTAGCACAGAAAAGTGCACCTCATCGTGATTTCTACAATATAAGGAAAGTAGATACTCATGTGCATCATTCTGCTTGCATGAACCAAAAGCATCTTCTCCGGTTCATCAAGTCAAAGTTAAAAAAAGAACCAGATGAG GTTGTTATCTACCGCGATGGCCAGTATCTTACACTGAAAGAAGTCTTTGACAGCCTGGACTTAACAGG GTATGATCTTAGTGTTGATTTGTTGGATGTGCATGCAGACAAGAGTACCTTTCATCGTTTTGACAAATTCAATCTCAAGTACAATCCTTGTGGACAAAGTAGGCTTAGAGAAATATTTCTGAAGCAGGATAATCTCATCCAAG GACGTTTCCTGGCTGACGTGACAAAGCAGGTTCTATCAGATTTGGAAGCAAGTAAATACCAG CTGGCTGAGTACCGAATTTCAATTTATGGGAGGAAACAGAGTGAGTGGGATCAGCTGGCAAGTTGGGTAGTAAACAACAGAATTTACAGTGAAAATGCTGTTTGGTTGATTCAG TTGCCAAGGTTATACAACATTTACAGAAGTATGGGAACAGTAACATCCTTTCAGAACATACTCGATAACATCTTCATTCCACTTTTTGAAGTCACAGTGGATCCAAATTCCCACCCTCATTTGCATCTTTTCTTATTACAG GTTGTAGGCTTTGACATGGTAGATGATGAGAGTAAACCTGAGAGGCGGCCAACGAAGCATATGCCAACTCCATCACAATGGACAAATGAATTCAATCCTGCCTTTTCTTACTATGCTTACTATTGCTATGCAAATCTCTATACACTTAACAAG CTCCGTGAATCAAAAGGACTACCGACAATTAGATTTCGACCTCACTGTGGTGAG GCTGGTGATGTGGACCATTTAGCTGCTGGGTTTCTCCTATGTCATAATATATCACATGGAATAAACTTGAGGAAATCTCCAGTCTTGCAATATCTATACTATCTAGCTCAG ATTGGTTTAGCAATGTCGCCACTCAGCAACAACTCACTCTTCTTGGACTATCATCGCAACCCATTTCCAATGTTCTTCCAGCGTGGCATGAATGTCTCCCTTTCAACTGATGATCCTCTACAAATCCATTTGACTAAGGAGCCTCTTGTCGAGGAATATAGTGTAGCCGCAAAG GTATGGAAACTCAGTTCGTGTGACCTTTGTGAGATTGCGAGAAATTCTGTTTATCAGTCTGGATTCCCTCATGCTTCAAAG TTGCACTGGCTTGGAGATGATTACTTTAAAAGAGGCCCTAAAGGAAATGTAATACACAAGACTAATGTGCCCAATATTAGGATCGACTTCAGACATGAG ACATGGAAGGCGGAGATGCAGTATGTGTATTCCGGGAAAGCCATACTTCCTGAGGAGATTGAACACTGA